Genomic DNA from Burkholderiales bacterium:
AGCGATCGGCCAGCAAGCCGCGCCGCGCGCACCGGCGCAAGCTCCGACCGCTGCCGCTGCGCCGGCGGCAGGTAGCCGCTGGCTCGGGCCGCTCGCCGGGCTCGCTGCCGGCGGTTTGCTGGCGGCCTTGTTTTTCGGCGGCGCGTTCGATGGCATACGCTTCCTCGATATCGCCATGATCATGCTATTGATCGGCGCTGCCGTTTTCGTGGTGCGCATGCTGCGGCAAAAGAGCGCGGCCAACAATAACGACGCCACGCGCTTCTCCGGCATGAAGCCGGCGCCGATTTCGGGCACGCGCGATTCAGCGGGCTCGGGTCCGGGCTCCTATGCGCCGCCACGCGAGCCGTACACAGGTTCGTCCGCGCGCGATCCGCGTCCGGTCAGTGAAAGCGCAGTAACCGAATCGGTCTCCTACCCGCCCGGCTTCGAGCCGGCGCCGTTCCTGCGCAGCGCGAAAACCAGCTTC
This window encodes:
- a CDS encoding Tim44 domain-containing protein — protein: MKKFMMLLFVGLVSLPLIAIDAEARRMGGGRNIGKQREAIGQQAAPRAPAQAPTAAAAPAAGSRWLGPLAGLAAGGLLAALFFGGAFDGIRFLDIAMIMLLIGAAVFVVRMLRQKSAANNNDATRFSGMKPAPISGTRDSAGSGPGSYAPPREPYTGSSARDPRPVSESAVTESVSYPPGFEPAPFLRSAKTSFIRLQAANDARDLNDIRDYTTPEMYAELAMEMQERGDVAQKTEVIQLDANMLDVVTEGELAIASVRFSGLIRETENGPTEPFDEVWHVQKSLRDRKSVWLIAGIQQMPEAGTTGEPRA